One window of the Cryptomeria japonica chromosome 7, Sugi_1.0, whole genome shotgun sequence genome contains the following:
- the LOC131060149 gene encoding uncharacterized protein LOC131060149, giving the protein MSREISTAEVRLVRCPKCERVLPEIADVLPLYRCGGCQTALQAKNRGAPKSASKVSETKAEAIRLPLGKTEKNGADSRVEEVSCVEAKGRRQHVDGLTHEYQSYEDKKLNWGSESSSSDDNGGRCCERVSDECFQGEKEEINLAQFDNSRKLSHNSTTVGPHPTHKYRQRQLISDTKNPLYQPHSESRQLREKAEEISDGSSDKLYPPHRNRLVNSLGSSSSDEVLNISPRPRQDTGSAHLKTHNTVSNLMPPDSSSKGLDRLEVSDRVFVKPSWVSGHHSPLISHEEANRVEARSSVAGFRKGLPGQVPSNGRVLHRPVDDSSAEWDYSVQIDGEVDHPMDHMIPNPYNLQSAPKNVNFGLLTDQSKSTQLEQQLQRTEMDMDWQKHNHHNLHSQVREKSLEYSIGPNKMDYKQITDNFQSSQHVQQSRDVRGRWPHLSGYKPLESDRPEFYLNSKGSSQFNENYDYGEFDYNGNLPQMYETEYQILQKRMELLNKLDELRDQLSRSCQVPYSSTVQTQRNIGRRVMTPGSRPIVMERWRSQNGHSGGFFPTVNDVESSCGDYSDRSQQSSGQLVYGPKMQSIPRVEQHQMHIANESLHGVMDEEDISNGFASKHINPQDFGHRMSHGYVEKRNATSHRIPQSSYSGEQGLNPQHQNYPFSHRSVNEEQTTCACCSRLSLQHPGGCCSHAYQDGNACHMPLHMPPTAFCQQQLHTAATHLHFNNSFPTRVKARDAPAHKHPCSYHEVSDIQKSKSQESEQILYQEKKYAPGPVTRKHITLSCSPFAGGAPFVLCDNCLQLLLIPRDLSPKMKKKHKLRCGTCFSIFVFTVWSKRQGITVAKHIDYPSRHMQGSHSKVQDLGISAANHATSSSSAIQNMLTNVRDIHDSPHSHVDDSDIYMSKSQSAHGKQDSLQLAPTVQNGLLKCCSVSSKPHLPMVSLDEKFKDFPVQDCDSSPKYLRDMRSYQARDNFTMAEGPPAPDMASPIAGSPLHEHFGYSSPLEMINKVRLEKATVTSHQKSVESGNLSHSDNTFGWKHTKIATKPDVAEMENQEELSKESSWSWNTSIKGFFKKSFKDLKKGNQGSEAVRSNVFVNGRPISDNLVKKAEEYAGPIQPGHYWYDYQAGFWGVMGEPCLGIIPPFIDEFNCPMPRDCAGGKTRILVNGRELHQKDLDRLAGRGLPITKDKSYHIEISGRVVDKATNTELKSLGKLAPTLEKEGHGLGMRAPRKRL; this is encoded by the exons ATGTCAAGAGAAATATCAACAGCTGAAGTCAGATTAGTTCGTTGCCCCAAGTGTGAGAGGGTTCTTCCTGAGATTGCTGACGTTCTTCCTCTTTACCGATGCGGCGGTTGCCAAACCGCACTTCAAG CAAAGAATCGTGGCGCGCCAAAGAGCGCCTCAAAAGTAAGTGAAACAAAAGCTGAAGCAATTCGTTTGCCATTGGGAAAGACGGAAAAGAATGGTGCAGATAGCCGTGTGGAGGAAGTCTCTTGTGTCGAAGCCAAAGGGCGGAGGCAGCATGTGGATGGCCTCACCCATGAATACCAATCTTATGAGGACAAGAAACTAAATTGGGGGAGCGAGTCGTCATCATCGGATGACAATGGGGGTAGGTGTTgtgaaagagtatcagatgagtGTTTTCAAGGTGAAAAGGAGGAGATTAATTTGGCACAATTTGACAATTCAAGAAAGCTGTCCCATAATTCCACAACAGTCGGACCTCACCCGACTCATAAGTACAGGCAGAGACAGCTCATATCTGATACAAAAAACCCCCTTTATCAGCCGCACTCTGAAAGCAGACAACTAAGGGAAAAGGCAGAAGAAATATCAGATGGATCATCAGACAAACTTTACCCGCCACATAGGAACAGGTTGGTGAACAGTTTAGGTTCGAGTTCATCTGATGAGGTACTTAACATTTCTCCTCGCCCTCGCCAAGATACCGGCTCCGCCCACTTGAAAACTCATAATACCGTCTCTAATCTTATGCCACCAGATTCATCGTCAAAAGGTTTAGATAGGTTGGAGGTCAGTGATAGAGTATTTGTGAAACCTTCTTGGGTTTCTGGACATCATTCTCCTCTGATTTCTCATGAAGAAGCCAATAGAGTAGAGGCTAGGTCTAGTGTGGCAGGGTTCAGAAAAGGACTACCAGGCCAAGTGCCAAGCAATGGGAGAGTTTTGCACAGGCCAGTTGATGACTCTAGTGCCGAGTGGGATTATTCTGTTCAGATAGATGGTGAAGTGGACCATCCAATGGATCATATGATACCAAACCCATATAACTTGCAATCTGCACCTAAGAATGTGAACTTCGGTTTGTTGACAGATCAATCAAAATCTACTCAACTTGAGCAGCAATTACAGAGAACAGAAATGGACATGGATTGGCAAAAGCATAACCACCATAATTTGCATTCTCAAGTGAGGGAAAAGAGCTTGGAATATAGTATTGGACCAAATAAAATGGATTATAAGCAGATTACTGACAACTTTCAGTCTTCACAGCATGTTCAACAGAGCCGAGATGTTAGAGGTAGATGGCCTCACTTGTCAGGTTACAAGCCACTGGAATCAGACAGACCAGAGTTTTACTTGAATTCCAAAGGTTCGTCACAGTTCAATGAAAACTATGACTATGGAGAATTTGATTACAATGGAAACTTACCACAAATGTATGAAACTGAATACCAAATCTTACAAAAACGGATGGAACTACTAAATAAACTAGATGAGTTGAGAGATCAGCTTAGTAGGTCATGTCAGGTTCCCTATTCTTCAACTGTGCAAACTCAACGCAACATCGGCAGGAGGGTTATGACCCCTGGATCTAGGCCAATAGTGATGGAGAGATGGCGGTCTCAAAATGGACATTCTGGTGGGTTTTTTCCTACTGTGAATGATGTGGAGTCTTCTTGTGGGGACTACTCAGATAGATCACAACAAAGTTCAGGGCAGCTGGTGTATGGTCCAAAGATGCAGTCCATTCCCCGGGTTGAACAACACCAAATGCATATTGCAAACGAGTCATTGCATGGAGTGATGGATGAAGAAGACATATCAAATGGATTTGCATCAAAGCATATAAATCCTCAGGATTTTGGGCACAGGATGTCCCATGGATATGTTGAGAAAAGAAATGCCACTTCTCACAGAATCCCACAGTCATCATATTCTGGGGAACAGGGTCTAAATCCACAGCATCAGAATTATCCTTTCTCTCATCGATCTGTTAATGAAGAGCAGACTACTTGTGCTTGTTGTTCAAGGCTTTCTTTGCAGCACCCAGGAGGTTGCTGTTCGCATGCTTATCAAGATGGAAATGCATGCCATATGCCATTACACATGCCACCAACTGCTTTCTGCCAGCAGCAGTTGCACACTGCAGCTACTCATTTGCACTTCAATAATTCCTTTCCAACTCGTGTTAAAGCACGAGATGCCCCAGCTCATAAGCATCCTTGCTCATATCATGAAGTTTCAGATATTCAGAAGTCTAAATCACAAGAGTCTGAACAAATTCTTTATCAAGAAAAGAAATATGCACCAGGACCAGTGACTAGAAAGCACATAACTTTGTCATGCTCACCCTTTGCAGGTGGTGCACCCTTTGTTCTTTGTGATAATTGTTTGCAGTTGCTACTAATACCTAGAGATTTATCTCCCAAAATGAAGAAAAAGCATAAACTTCGATGTGGTACTTGTTTCAGTATTTTTGTATTCACGGTTTGGTCTAAGAGACAAGGTATAACTGTGGCCAAACATATTGACTATCCATCCAGGCACATGCAGGGAAGTCATTCTAAAGTTCAAGACCTTGGAATTTCAGCTGCCAACCATGCCACTAGTTCTTCTAGTGCCATTCAAAATATGCTCACAAATGTGAGAGATATCCATGACAGTCCTCATTCACATGTCGATGATTCTGACATCTATATGTCAAAGAGTCAATCTGCTCATGGGAAACAGGATTCCCTTCAATTAGCTCCTACCGTTCAGAATGGTTTATTAAAATGCTGTTCTGTATCAAGCAAGCCTCATCTTCCCATGGTTAGTCTAGATGAAAAATTTAAAGATTTtcctgttcaggattgtgattcctcaccaaaatatttgcGTGACATGAGAAGCTATCAGGCTAGGGACAATTTTACTATGGCTGAAGGGCCTCCAGCACCAGATATGGCATCACCTATTGCAGGCTCCCCACTTCATGAGCATTTTGGTTACTCTTCACCTTTGGAGATGATAAACAAGGTTCGCCTTGAAAAGGCTACTGTTACTAGTCACCAAAAGAGTGTGGAGTCAGGAAACTTAAGCCATTCCGATAACACTTTTGGCTGGAAGCATACAAAGATAGCTACCAAGCCTGATGTGGCTGAAATGGAAAATCAAGAAGAGCTGTCAAAAGAGTCGAGCTGGAGTTGGAACACTTCTATTAAAGGATTTTTCAAAAAGAGTTTCAAAGATTTGAAGAAAGGTAATCAAGGGTCAGAAGCTGTTAGGTCAAATGTTTTTGTAAATGGTAGGCCTATATCTGACAATTTGGTGAAGAAGGCTGAGGAATATGCTGGACCCATCCAACCTGGACATTACTG GTATGACTACCAAGCTGGGTTTTGGGGTGTTATGGGGGAGCCTTGTCTGGGCATCATACCA CCTTTCATAGATGAATTCAATTGTCCCATGCCACGGGACTGTGCTGGTGGAAAGACTCGCATTTTAGTAAATGGTAGAGAGCTCCATCAGAAGGACTTGGATCGACTTGCTGGCAGAGGTCTACCAATCACAAAAGACAAGTCTTATCACATTGAAATCAGTGGAAGAGTTGTGGATAAAGCAACCAATACTGAGCTAAAGAGTCTTGGCAAACTTGCACCAAC